A single genomic interval of Deltaproteobacteria bacterium harbors:
- a CDS encoding tetratricopeptide repeat protein — MYQTADTMRLFRIFLSYLFLFALIACAGGKAAHDRPDPAEPAVNELGRGIGWYEQGCYHKALDHLLRAHELFTAIDEVPGVAACLNNIGNVYAKIGDPESAMLFFDASHDLYGDLGDDGGAVQVMANKAALLIRENRQHEAQATLAAAEETADRNGITSVSLLKSRGMLMAAQQKTAEAERLFGEALEAADPESYATTGALHYALGNVMAETGRYDEGIAHYRKALDADRKTGFHSGIADDLSALGTLYQKRGEHAAASACFQRSIKIYALMGDGEKVTQSLEKLEVSVGEAGVDTAVTKHFVNRWLNGNIRTSLCQ; from the coding sequence ATGTATCAAACAGCAGACACCATGCGCCTATTCCGCATCTTTTTATCTTATCTGTTTCTCTTCGCTCTGATCGCCTGTGCCGGCGGCAAGGCCGCGCATGACAGACCCGACCCGGCGGAACCGGCCGTCAATGAGCTCGGCAGGGGCATCGGGTGGTACGAGCAGGGGTGCTATCACAAAGCCCTCGATCACCTGCTGCGCGCCCACGAGCTTTTCACCGCCATAGACGAGGTTCCGGGTGTTGCCGCCTGCCTCAACAACATCGGCAATGTCTACGCCAAAATAGGCGACCCTGAAAGCGCGATGCTATTTTTTGACGCGTCCCACGACCTGTATGGCGATCTCGGCGATGACGGCGGTGCCGTGCAGGTTATGGCCAACAAAGCGGCGCTTCTGATCAGGGAAAACCGGCAGCACGAAGCGCAGGCAACGTTGGCGGCGGCGGAAGAAACGGCGGACCGCAACGGCATAACATCCGTTTCCCTGTTGAAAAGCAGGGGAATGCTGATGGCCGCACAACAGAAAACGGCCGAGGCCGAAAGGCTTTTTGGGGAAGCGCTCGAGGCGGCCGACCCGGAAAGCTACGCCACCACCGGAGCCCTGCACTATGCCCTGGGCAACGTCATGGCGGAAACCGGCCGGTATGATGAAGGCATCGCCCATTATCGAAAAGCGCTGGACGCGGATCGAAAAACAGGATTTCACAGCGGCATTGCCGACGATCTATCAGCCCTTGGAACCCTCTATCAGAAAAGGGGGGAGCATGCCGCAGCGAGCGCCTGTTTTCAGCGCAGCATCAAGATCTACGCCCTCATGGGCGACGGTGAAAAGGTCACGCAATCGCTGGAAAAGCTCGAAGTGTCCGTCGGGGAAGCAGGGGTGGACACGGCAGTGACAAAGCACTTTGTCAACCGGTGGCTGAATGGAAACATCCGGACAAGCCTGTGTCAGTAG
- a CDS encoding amidohydrolase — MNDSLVLTNANIITMNPKQPRARAVAVRAGHIHAVGASDEIDAFDADARVIDLRGKTVLPGLIDSHLHFTGTGIKAMALDFSRAGSAADVQDTLREAAVEEARGELLFGMGINHYRLAAGRLPGIRDLDRAAPEHPVFIVGATGHNSLVNSMGLDMLDLPDNALEFYADGCLRGRAHEIAVERMRSRFVEKTGLDVFQKKAADLALEVGLTTVHALEGRNAPDDPSVASLVDLAPGLALRIVPWYQTLDVDAVHRFGLQRIGGCILLDGDFGPHTAAMLEPYTDQPDNHGILYYPQEGIDAFVEKAHRAGLQIAMHAVGDRAAAQALGAYEKALEKWPDRNHRHRIEHFEIYDDTLVKKAVKLGIHLGIQPPFNYHFGGHRRLDNLLGRQRALRSDPLKSLIDAGVPVGGGSDSYVTPMNPVYSIHCAVNHSLPEERLDAERAIQLYTIDNARLGFEEKDKGSIETGKLADFTIVSQDPTEAPPDRIKEIGVEMTIIGGQVVFDITKQ; from the coding sequence ATGAACGACAGCCTCGTACTGACCAACGCCAACATCATCACGATGAACCCGAAGCAGCCCCGTGCCCGGGCGGTTGCCGTGCGCGCTGGACACATTCACGCCGTGGGTGCCTCGGACGAAATCGACGCTTTCGATGCGGATGCCAGGGTGATCGATCTGCGCGGCAAAACCGTTCTGCCGGGACTGATCGACAGCCACCTCCATTTTACCGGCACCGGCATAAAAGCCATGGCCCTCGATTTTTCCCGCGCCGGCTCCGCCGCCGACGTCCAGGACACCCTGAGGGAGGCAGCCGTCGAAGAAGCGCGCGGCGAACTTTTATTCGGTATGGGCATCAATCACTACCGGCTGGCGGCAGGGCGCCTGCCGGGCATCCGGGATCTCGATCGTGCCGCTCCGGAGCACCCGGTTTTCATCGTGGGCGCCACCGGCCACAACTCGCTGGTCAACTCCATGGGCCTCGACATGCTCGACCTGCCCGACAATGCCCTGGAATTTTATGCTGACGGCTGCTTGCGGGGCCGTGCCCATGAAATTGCCGTGGAACGGATGCGATCCAGGTTCGTCGAAAAAACAGGCCTCGACGTATTCCAGAAAAAGGCCGCGGACCTGGCGCTGGAGGTGGGCCTCACAACGGTCCACGCCCTGGAAGGCAGGAACGCGCCCGACGATCCGAGTGTCGCCTCCCTGGTAGACCTGGCCCCCGGTCTGGCATTGCGGATCGTCCCGTGGTATCAGACCCTCGATGTCGATGCCGTCCACCGTTTCGGGCTGCAGCGCATCGGCGGATGTATTCTTTTGGACGGCGATTTCGGACCGCACACCGCCGCGATGCTGGAGCCCTACACCGACCAGCCGGACAATCACGGCATCCTCTATTACCCCCAGGAAGGAATCGACGCCTTCGTAGAAAAGGCGCACCGTGCCGGTCTGCAGATTGCCATGCACGCTGTTGGTGACCGCGCCGCGGCCCAGGCCCTTGGCGCCTACGAAAAGGCGCTGGAAAAATGGCCGGACCGGAACCACCGTCACCGCATCGAACATTTCGAGATATACGACGACACCCTGGTGAAAAAAGCGGTGAAGCTGGGCATCCACCTGGGAATTCAACCGCCTTTCAATTATCACTTCGGCGGACACCGGCGCCTGGACAACCTCTTGGGCCGCCAAAGAGCCCTGCGCTCCGACCCGCTCAAATCCCTTATTGACGCAGGCGTGCCGGTGGGCGGCGGGTCGGACAGCTACGTCACCCCCATGAATCCTGTCTACAGCATCCACTGTGCCGTCAATCACTCGCTTCCCGAAGAGCGCCTGGATGCGGAAAGGGCCATCCAGCTGTACACCATCGACAACGCCCGTCTCGGGTTCGAGGAAAAGGACAAGGGGTCCATCGAAACCGGTAAATTGGCGGACTTCACCATTGTTTCCCAAGACCCGACCGAAGCGCCACCGGACAGGATTAAGGAGATCGGCGTCGAAATGACCATCATCGGCGGCCAGGTGGTTTTTGACATAACCAAACAATAA